Part of the Saimiri boliviensis isolate mSaiBol1 chromosome 21, mSaiBol1.pri, whole genome shotgun sequence genome is shown below.
TTTCTGGGCCTCACTCTCCCCCCAGAAGCTCCCCCAGGGTGCTCACCAGGGCATGGTCGAAGTTGAAGGTGCTGATGTAGTAGGCAGAGATGTCAGCAGCAGCCAGGGGAACCGCGATCTGTGCCACGATGCCGCATTCATCTGAGGGTGGCAGAGGAGGGGCACATGTGGCACATGCCAGTTGCTCCCCAGACACTCTCCAACCCCCCAGTGCAGGGAATGGCCCTCACCGAAACCCAGGGGCTGTCCACCGATGCGCACCATCCTCCACAGCTCCCCTGAGGAGCTCGTCAGCAGGAGGTCGCTGGGGAACCTGGGGAGGGAGGTGAGTGATGGGCAGggcacccccacccacccctgcctgACCGTTAGCTCTGGGACAGGCTCACCTGCTGACCTCAGAGTCTGATGCCCCACCTCTTCCCTCTCTGGGGTTGGCTGGGGCCTGGGGCCCACCCGGGGACAAGGGTCACCTACTGTTTCTGTGTCTCAGCATCCATGACAATGGAGATATAACCCTCGATGAGGGAGAAGGCAAAGAACGTGATGGAGCTGGGTTCAGGACCGCTAGAGGCTGCCTCCTTGGGAGTGCTGGGGAGGGACGGGAGATTTAGGGGCTCTGCCAGGCACCCAACCTACTGCCCCCTCGCCCAATCAGCCTCCAGAACCCTGAGAAGGAGCTGACATGGTGGCCCAGGCAGGCTCTGCCGTCTCTGCTCCCCGTCCAAGGGTCCAGCCCTCTGAAAGGTGTGGGTAGGGATAAGGGAGGGTAATAAACCCAGCCTGTGCCAAAAACAAAGGACCCCACAGTCAGAGGGACAGACCAGGGTGCGGCTCAAGGGTGGCTCTGCCAACACCTCTGGAAAGGGATCCAGCTTTGCAGGGAGGACCTTCCCCAAACATCAGCGAAGCACAAGTGGGTGTCATGGGCTGCCAGGAACCCCAAGAGAGGACAAGGGAGAGCtgcaaaactgacaaatgggcaGAAGGCGGTGGGACAGAGTGTGAGGACAAAGACGGAGTCCCAGGGTCCACCTGTGTGAGTAGAAGAGGACATCTATGAGGGTGGTGGCGATGGCTGGCAGCGTCTCAGGGTCCAGTGTGAGGACACAGAAGCGGTTCTGTGGGCTCTGGATGGGATGCACCGTGGGGCTGGGCCCTGCCAGAGGACAGCAGGCGGTGAAAAGGTGTCTGTGGGCTGGGGCTCCCCCTGGTGGCCAGTCAGGGGCAAGCTTGGGCCAGGGGTGGGTCTTGCTATACAGGAACTGACCTGGGCCCTGCTGCCCCATTGGGGCCCACGAGGGAAGGGTCCCAGTGGGAAAGGGAGGCCCTGCCCAAGTCGAGGTGTCAGGTGGCAGCCCTCACCATGCTGAGTGCGGGGAAAGCCGTTGCTGGAATCGTCCCTGGCCACAGGCATGGGCTCTCCGCCCACTTCCCGGTaaatgtcaaactcctgggctagcGTGTGGATCACCACGGACAGGTCCTGCTCCCGCACCTGGGCCACAGCAGATGCACATCACATGGGCTCCCAGGTAGCTATTCCCACCCTGCCCtcatcagcagcagcaggaaaCTCACCAGGATGAAGTCAGTCTGGTAAGTGGACAGCATTAGCACAGACACGTGGTGCTCGGCCAGTGGTGCGATGACCGAGCGGGCGATCTTGGTGACCCCAGCAGCCTGTACTGCTGCACCACTGTGAGACGACACATTCAGCACCAGCCATGTGGCCTCAGCTACTTGCAGAAACTCAGATGGGGGCAGCTCTGTGGGTGGGGGACATGTCTGGTCAGGGTCTGCAAGGCTGACCcctgcccctctctgagcctgtttccctctctgtgccttggaGGGCTCCATCAAGGTAAGGGCAGGTCTGAAGGCTGGGGCTGTCTCTGCCAGTTCTGCTCCTGAGGTCCGTATGTGTGCAAAGACAGAAAGGTTTCAGGTGCTGGCCTTGGTGGCATTGAAATTTCCCACTTAAGATCAGAGGTCCAAATTCAGAGAGACCTGGGTCCAAATCCCAGCTTTGCTATTTATTTGTCTTGTGACCTGGGGCAGGCgatttgaatctcagtttcctcttctgtaaaatgggacaataTCTACCTCACTGCTGTGTGTTCTGTGGGTTAGCAGAAGCTTTATACCACATGGCACCACCAGGGGTCATTCACAGATCAGGTTGGCTGGGGGATTGCCTTCCCCTTTTGCAGACCCAGACTTCCCTGAGGCAAAAACAGGGAAACTAAGGCCTGAAGTGGAGCAGGGGCACAGGCCAAGCTCCAGTTAGCTGACCTGAGACTCCAAGCCTGTGAGGATGGGCCGGGCCAGCAACAGGAGGAGGAGCTAGACATCACCTCCAGGGCCCAGGGAGGGCCCGGGCTGGCGTCCAGTCCTGAGCAAGGGCCAGGGCCTGGGTGGCTGCTATTCGCCCCAGCACAGCCAGGAGGCCTCCAGGACCCTTTCCTGAGATGGCTGCCTGCTCTTGCATTCCTTCCCTCAGACTCCTGGAGTTCCCAGACAAGCAGGGGAGGAGGTGACCCAAACCAGGGAGATAAGACCAGGAGGAAATTACGTCCAGGGAGTTCTAACAGCAGCACTTGCCTGGAGCCATAACAGAGACCCTTCTGCGGGCCTGCGAATGCTGAGTGCCCCTCAGTAGTGCTAAGTTTATAAAGCCCTCATGGGATCCTATTTATCAGAATCATAACTGTACCCATTTTACGTTAGAGGAAAcagctcagagaggggaagtgattTGCTCAAAGGCACACAGCCAGGGAATGGTGGAGTAGGATTCGAATCCTGACCCATCTGCTTTTAAGGCTTAAGCTCTTAAGACGGATCTCAGCAACAGGTGAGAACCCTACAGAAGGGGAGCGCGACAAGCCCCTCCCGTACTCCCGTTCCCCGGACCAGCCCCCACCTTTAAAGCCCTCCTCGTCCACCATAAGCGTGTAATCCTCAGGGGTCTCCGTCAGGCTGAAGAACTTGCAcctggttgggggtggggagcatcTTCAGCTTGGTGTGGAGAACTGGGGGTCGGGAGTGGGCTTCTCTCCATCTGCCCCGAGACACCTCCGCGACCCCGGGCCCGGCGCCTTCCTACCCGTACCTCAGCCGTTAATTTCTAGGGCAATAGGGTAAGAGCCCCATCTCCAGTGTCGGGAGCTGCTTTTCGGCTTCCCGACCTCTCCAGAGCCTTCCGCCCCTCCACTCTTCGATGGAGGAGAGGTTCACACCCGCGGCGACAGCCCCGCGGGCGTCGGACCTTGGAACCCCTAGTCCAGCCCCTCTGACCTGAAGGGAGGCGTCCTGGAAGTAGCTCCCCGCCGTGGCCAGGTAGGAATGCCCCCATGTGACTCCACTGAGTTAATAAGCATTGCCCATCCCAAGCTGTTTGTGCTCTACCCCGGGAAGGGGGCCTCACGGGGCCGGATAGGCGGCGGTCCCGGGGAGGGTAGGCCCAGGCCGGATGGCGGCCGGAGGGGGAGAGCCCTCCCCACCCGGTCCCgcccgcctgcctgcctgccttaaGGCGATCCTAATCCTCCGACCCTGGCCCGGAGCGACAGCAGAGCCCCCAGCCCCCATCTGCGCTCCCGAACCCGGGCGCGCACCGGCTGCGGCGGGGCAGGAAGAGCAGCTTGATGAGTGGGTGGGTGTAGAGCCAGAGACCGGGACGGGCGATGCTCAGCACCCGCACCCGGTGCTCTAGGATGTGCAGCTCCATCGCGGCCCGAGCGGACCCGACCCCGCAGCCAACTAGACCCAGACCGCGAGGGAGGCGGGGCGGCGGGGGTGGTACCAGGGACTTAAAGGAGCCGCTGCTTGGCCGAGTCCACGCCACCCGCTACGCGGCTGACCCGCCCAGCCCCGCCCGGCGTCCGGCTCCTTGACGGCCACGCCCCGAGGGAAGCGAGGCCTATTGGGTGGTCACGCCTCCTCCTAAAGCCAGAACTTCATCCCTCTCTCCAGCCCACGGAGACCGCCCCGAATGGCTCCGCCTTTTTTAGCACGGGCTCGGGGATAGACCCCACCCCGTCTGACTcctccaggccccgcccctgACACGCCCCCTTCCTGGGCTCCGCCCTTTCTGCGGAACGCCAGCCTTGCAGGGCACGGGAGCCTCCCGGAGGCGGGGGGACGTTTCTGTCCTTCTGGCACACACGTGGGTTTTTATGATTGAGGTCCTTGAGACAGAAGGGCCGCGAGACGAATTGGAGCTCGGCTGGGACCAGAGCGCTGCCCCCAAACCCCGAGAGCGATGAGAGGCACAGGTCTGCTGTGCAGCGCGGTCCACCGGCACCTTTCGCTCTCCTTCCTCTCAGGGCTGCAAGGGGGCGGGGCCGCCTGCATTGGATTGCGATTGATACATACTCCTCCCTGCTTGCAAGGCTGACAAGTTGAAACCTGGCCGGGTGGCCCCACTTGTTCCTCTCACCCAACTTTCAGAATAGAAGGCTCCCCACCAGGCGCACACAGATAGGGTCCTAGCCACCTCTGCCCGAGTAACATACTTTGGGTTGGGGGCTAGAGGTGGCCAAGGCCTAGGGCTTGAAGTCCCTCGATACAAACAAAACCCGGAAGTGCTTCAGCCAGTAATGCCCAGTGCTTGGACTCTGGGGAGCAGGCCCATGCGGCTGAGGTGCACTGTGTACTCAGACTTCTAGCCTGAAACTTGAGCCCCAAACCCTGCAGCCCTTAGCTGGCAGGTGCACATCTAAATTTGCTTCACGTTCAAGGAGGTCCCCAGCACTGGCAGACACCCCAGGTCTTATCAGGCCTCCACAGGTCTAAGGAGACCCCAAGACTGGGCAGGCATCAGCATGTCCATGTTGGCTCCACGCAGGACCGAGAATGCTCCAGGGGACCCTTGTCTGGCCCGAGCACCCTGAGGCCTCAGATGTGAGGCTTTGAACCAAGCAGATTAAAGCAGGCCTCAGGCCTGATTGGGACCCAGCAGGCCTGAGCAGGCCCTCTGCCTGCTCTGGAGCCCCCACCATAGGCAGATGGAAGCCAAGCTCAACCTCCTCCCTGGACTCTCCGGCTTGACACATTCCTGTGGAACACTGTGTAGCCACGACATCCTGGCCTGTCCCCTGGAGGACTAGGGGAAGGAGGAGCTTCTCAAAGCCTGAGCCCATCTCATCAATGGCAGATACAGATGGGGTGGGAAACCATAGGGGTgagggagaggaggcaggaagTGGGGTGGCCTGCCTTGATAGTCCCTTGAGACACTCACCTCCCTAGGCCTCAGTATCCCCAGCTGTACCAGGACAGGATGTTTCAGGCCCAGGCGAAGCCTGAAAGCTCCCAGGGAGGCTCTGCTCCTctctcctgccccctcctcctatggcctggcctggcccagcTTGGTCATCTGCCAGGAACAGCACTATTGTTTGACTGGAAAAGCTGCTTCCTCAGCAGAAGGGGGGCCTCTCCCAGGGACACCCTGTCCTTGCCCTCACCAGTCATCAGGTTATGACCAAAGTGCCTGCCTGGGCCCTCAAGGGCAGTCAGGTCTCCTGGGCCCTGGTCAGGAGAGGAGGCTGAGTGAGGGGCTCACGGTGCAGATCTAGCTGAGGCCGGGTGGTTCCTTTCCCACTCAGCTCctatttgtttcttcatctgtaaaatggg
Proteins encoded:
- the CASTOR1 gene encoding cytosolic arginine sensor for mTORC1 subunit 1 isoform X2 is translated as MLINSVESHGGIPTWPRRGATSRTPPFRCKFFSLTETPEDYTLMVDEEGFKELPPSEFLQVAEATWLVLNVSSHSGAAVQAAGVTKIARSVIAPLAEHHVSVLMLSTYQTDFILVREQDLSVVIHTLAQEFDIYREVGGEPMPVARDDSSNGFPRTQHGPSPTVHPIQSPQNRFCVLTLDPETLPAIATTLIDVLFYSHSTPKEAASSGPEPSSITFFAFSLIEGYISIVMDAETQKQFPSDLLLTSSSGELWRMVRIGGQPLGFDECGIVAQIAVPLAAADISAYYISTFNFDHALVPEDGIGSVIEVLQRRQEGLAS
- the CASTOR1 gene encoding cytosolic arginine sensor for mTORC1 subunit 1 isoform X1 codes for the protein MELHILEHRVRVLSIARPGLWLYTHPLIKLLFLPRRSRCKFFSLTETPEDYTLMVDEEGFKELPPSEFLQVAEATWLVLNVSSHSGAAVQAAGVTKIARSVIAPLAEHHVSVLMLSTYQTDFILVREQDLSVVIHTLAQEFDIYREVGGEPMPVARDDSSNGFPRTQHGPSPTVHPIQSPQNRFCVLTLDPETLPAIATTLIDVLFYSHSTPKEAASSGPEPSSITFFAFSLIEGYISIVMDAETQKQFPSDLLLTSSSGELWRMVRIGGQPLGFDECGIVAQIAVPLAAADISAYYISTFNFDHALVPEDGIGSVIEVLQRRQEGLAS
- the CASTOR1 gene encoding cytosolic arginine sensor for mTORC1 subunit 1 isoform X4 yields the protein MVDEEGFKELPPSEFLQVAEATWLVLNVSSHSGAAVQAAGVTKIARSVIAPLAEHHVSVLMLSTYQTDFILVREQDLSVVIHTLAQEFDIYREVGGEPMPVARDDSSNGFPRTQHGPSPTVHPIQSPQNRFCVLTLDPETLPAIATTLIDVLFYSHSTPKEAASSGPEPSSITFFAFSLIEGYISIVMDAETQKQFPSDLLLTSSSGELWRMVRIGGQPLGFDECGIVAQIAVPLAAADISAYYISTFNFDHALVPEDGIGSVIEVLQRRQEGLAS
- the CASTOR1 gene encoding cytosolic arginine sensor for mTORC1 subunit 1 isoform X3; translated protein: MELHILEHRVRVLSIARPGLWLYTHPLIKLLFLPRRSRCKFFSLTETPEDYTLMVDEEGFKELPPSEFLQVAEATWLVLNVSSHSGAAVQAAGVTKIARSVIAPLAEHHVSVLMLSTYQTDFILVREQDLSVVIHTLAQEFDIYREVGGEPMPVARDDSSNGFPRTQHGPSPTVHPIQSPQNRFCVLTLDPETLPAIATTLIDVLFYSHRFPSDLLLTSSSGELWRMVRIGGQPLGFDECGIVAQIAVPLAAADISAYYISTFNFDHALVPEDGIGSVIEVLQRRQEGLAS